The genomic region GGCAAAACCTTCATTGATTACGGGACCAACAGACGCCATCGCCGCAGGCACCCATTCCACCTTGATACCCTGCTTGCGCAGCTCTTCCGGGAAAGCACCATTGACAACAAGAGAGGCACTACCGGCATATACCGTCTTGCCGCCGACGTTAGTCGCCACCGAGGCGATACGGACAACCTTGAGATCTTCGGTATGGGCTGTAGGGAAATAGCCCAGGAATGCTGCCAGCAACAAGGCGGGCAAAACGGTCAACCTCATCATTTTCCCTTAACCTCTACTGAACTGAGCTGAGCCTGATTGATCTGCTGGCTTTGCCAGTAGTGCTCAAGATTCAGCTCTTTGAGCGCATGTTCGACAAACTTTGGGTTGAGCAATTGATCCAGCTTGACTTCGTTGCGCACCAAGCCTGATTGTTTGGCATAACTCGCCACTCGTTGGTAGTGCGCTTTCAGGGCGTCGTCATAGAGTGGAGACCAACGGTCTTTCCAGGCGACAATGTCATTGTCGTAATCCTTGCGCACTACCTCTTCCGGCAAGGCATTGGTGGCATATTCCTTGATGTATTTGTCCTTGTTCGCATCCTGGGAAGTCCAGTAGTTGGTTTTGACATAGGCAGTCACGATGGTCTGGGTAAGCTCAGGATACTTATGGACAAAATCATTGCTGGCCCATAACCCGCCCATCAGTTTCCAGTCGGGGGGCGAGTTTTTGGTAGACCAGATGATGCGCCCGACCTTGCGTTGCTCGAGAATATACGCATCATTCAGCCCAAAGAACCCGTCTACTGTGCCGCTTGCCAAGGCGGCGGCACCGACCTGAGGATTCACGTTGACGATTTTAAAGTCCTTGAAGCTAAGGCCCTTGGATTCGACCAAGTTTGCAAACGCAATTTCCCATGGCCGGCCACGATGCAAGGCAATGCGTTTGCCTTTCAAATCTTCGATCGTACTGGCCTTGGATTTTGCAGGCACCACAAGATAGGAGTTGCCGCTACGCCCCCAGGGCGCCACTAATTGCACAGTGGGCCTGGAGGCATTCAGGATCACCGGAGGCAAATCACCATAAGAAGCAAAATCGATTTTACCGCTGGCAAAGCCTTCATTGATGATCGGCCCCACAGCGGAATGAGAGGCAGGCACCCACTCGATTTTCACGCCTTTTTTTGCGAGTGCCTCTTCCAACCCTCCTTCAGTCAATACTGCTGCGCCATTGAGGTAAGTGGTTTTGCCCGCAATGTTATACACCACTGCTGCAATCCGCACGACCTTGGGTGTTTCCTCGGCAAGGCTGGCAAAAGCCGGCAATGCCATCATGGCAGCCAGCGCCAGATGATAAATTTTTCTATGCAACATTCAACTCACTCCAAAACATGTCGGGCCTGCTTAACAATCCAGTGCGGGGTTCGAAACTCATGAAAATCCAATGAAAAACAGTGTGTTCACCCGCAGTCGGGTAAAACACACCGGTTAAAAGACTGGCTTGAATACCATGACTACCGACCAAGATCAGGCAACCTTGGCCTCCAGCTGCCTTTTGGCTTCCTGCAATGGGCGTTGATCCACCCATGCGTCAAAGTCGAAATCACGGTCAAGCAGGCCATAAACCCACATAAAATCCTTCTGTTTGCGGAATAGCGCGAGACGGTCAGGCGTCAATGTCGGTTCGAGGTTGAGGTGAAAATCGTTGCGGTATGCAGTCGCTACGCTCTCGGCCCCAGCAAAGGTCTCATCCTGAAGAATCGCATGCACACCCTGAAGATTATGCTTGGCCCAATCGGCCGCACGCAAAGTCTGGTAAAGGAAGCGGACCACGAGGTCGAAATGGTTCTCCAGCAAATCCTCGTGCACGGTGATGGGCCGCGGCGTGCCATTGTTCACCCTTACACGCTTGTCGGGATAGCTATCGAGGTCGATCCCGACCACAACACCTAAGCGCTTGGCCGCCTCGACAGCGGAAGCGCCCTTGACGTAAACCGCATCGAGATTTCCTGCAACCAGCTCATCCAAACCGGCCCACAGACTGCCCACCACTTCACGACTGCGCCTGCCATCTCCCCGCCCTTGCCCTGCCGCAGCCACTTCGACAAGTTCGACATCATCCAGGGTC from Methylobacillus flagellatus KT harbors:
- a CDS encoding ABC transporter substrate-binding protein gives rise to the protein MSELINGVDRIWFTRCPVPTATGIAYKLGWLDEEFAKDGIAVSTLQDGPREYNRHHYDHQLPTLIREGGSLLAIAARAQYAPTRLIGLTWIDEWQAILVRPDSGITEPHQLKGKRLALPAFVDHPIKDHVRGSSIARGMSLHGYKGALGIAGLTLDDVELVEVAAAGQGRGDGRRSREVVGSLWAGLDELVAGNLDAVYVKGASAVEAAKRLGVVVGIDLDSYPDKRVRVNNGTPRPITVHEDLLENHFDLVVRFLYQTLRAADWAKHNLQGVHAILQDETFAGAESVATAYRNDFHLNLEPTLTPDRLALFRKQKDFMWVYGLLDRDFDFDAWVDQRPLQEAKRQLEAKVA
- a CDS encoding ABC transporter substrate-binding protein — encoded protein: MLHRKIYHLALAAMMALPAFASLAEETPKVVRIAAVVYNIAGKTTYLNGAAVLTEGGLEEALAKKGVKIEWVPASHSAVGPIINEGFASGKIDFASYGDLPPVILNASRPTVQLVAPWGRSGNSYLVVPAKSKASTIEDLKGKRIALHRGRPWEIAFANLVESKGLSFKDFKIVNVNPQVGAAALASGTVDGFFGLNDAYILEQRKVGRIIWSTKNSPPDWKLMGGLWASNDFVHKYPELTQTIVTAYVKTNYWTSQDANKDKYIKEYATNALPEEVVRKDYDNDIVAWKDRWSPLYDDALKAHYQRVASYAKQSGLVRNEVKLDQLLNPKFVEHALKELNLEHYWQSQQINQAQLSSVEVKGK